DNA from Canis lupus familiaris isolate Mischka breed German Shepherd chromosome 9, alternate assembly UU_Cfam_GSD_1.0, whole genome shotgun sequence:
TCTGCGGAGAGATGACGGCCCTTCGCTCCAGTCTCTGCCGCTGCATGAACACAATGATCGCACCTCGAGTCCCCGACTAGAATGTGACTTGCTCTCAGAGCCATCCGGGAGCTcgggcccgccccgcgccctccccgccctcggCTTCCCCTCCAGAGGGTCCCTTGGACCCCGAAAGCCAAGCGTGGCCAGCTCAGGGAAGGACACGTGAGCATTTGTCTTCTTTGAGGCGAGGGTCACAtcatataattgtatttttatttattttcagtgtttcaaGATTTTTAAGTGACATCTACGACCAAagcggggctcaaactcacgaccccgagatcaagggtTGGCCGCTCCTCTGGCTGAGCCAGGCCGGGCCCCAAAGGGAACGACCTTAAAGTGAGCGAGCAAGTGGCACTTGGCTCGCCCACAGCCTGGcgcagcagcccctgccccagagcgcgtgccccccccccagggaagccccctccccgcctccagcAGGCCCTGCTCTGCTTTCTGATGTTTTCATTCAGCATCAGACACACGTCTCCAGAGTCAGCTACTCAAAGATGAACATGTTTGTAAGTGATATTTAACCAATATTTACACCAGAAGAGAATTCTGCTACGTGACGGCACACATTTAACGCCTGCTTGCTcactaaaatagaaataagcaGGTGGTGCATGAGCTGaactaaattatttattcatcatgcGGAGCTAAAAGTGGAGTGAATGGCTTGGCATTTGAcgcttcctttttgtttttttttttaaagaaggctaAAATTATATCTCTCCTCTGCGTTATTCTGACTCACTCAATGAGCGTTCCAACAGGCTTTGTTCTAGAAGGTTTTGcgtgtttttatttcattctgatggACACAGTTTTCAGGGAATCCGTGGAGTGCGGCGAACATGAGTCCTGATCCCCTCTGTGACACTGCCGATGTCCAGGTGTGGAGGCAGCCACAGGTCGGGGAGGGGGAGCTAGAAGTAGGAGGAGAGCGAACACGTAAGTCAGAGAGAACAGGACCCAGGGCAGGGATGAAAGGGAAAGGTCCAGGACACGAGCTTGTGGGGGCAGGAGACTCTGGCCACGGAGGGGGGTCGGCGGCGGAGACCCGGGCCTTCGGGAAGGGTGAAGCTTTGGCTGAGGTGAGGCCGCTGCTGGGGTAGGCGCGCAGGCTGTAATGTAGCCGTGGCACGTGCGCTCTAGCAGGTGgtaggggaaactgaggcacgggggaGCACCAGCAAACCGCTGCCTGTCAGAactgggatttgatccctggccCCACTGAGCTCCTCCATGTGGGGCCTTCGCAGCTGGGAACCTACGTGGCCCAGCGGCCGTGGCCGGTCTCCACTCCCACCTTCCCCATCGGGAGAAACCAAGGCACACATTGCACGGGGAAGCAGCGCTTTCTCAAGCTTTATCTCCCACCCCGCTTgcaccacccaccccctccccaagtcTCCACTCTGGGAGGTGCTGCCTGTGGGGCGCAGCGTGCAGCCTGGCAGAGAGACCTGGAGAAGGTGGGGACTCGTGGCTCCAGAGGAAACCACTAGGTCGGTGTTCCTGGGGTCAGGGGCCGGGGTCAGGGGTGAGGGTGAGCCTAGCGGAGGGGCAGGTTATTCAGCAGGGCCATTCTGATGGGAGCTGGCACCTGAGTCACTGAGTTCAGGGTCAGTCACATGGGCTAATGTGGAGCTGGGTTCCCTTTTAAGTTCTTGTTCACTACTAGTGAAAGTCTGAGACACGGGTCAGCATACGTTGTTCTGGGAAGATGTTAACCCATTATCTTTTATAGCTTTTTCCAGGATTTGTATGTCAGACATTTTCTGTTCCTCTCTCCACTCACTGTGCTTTGTGGGTTTTCTATCGGACTGGACATTTTTGGTGCAAACAAAAAGTCAGCTccacaagacagtgtggtcctggcacaaaaacagacaccccGATCGatggaacagagcagagaacccagacaaggaccctcaactctacagtcaactcatcttcgacaaagcaggaaagaatatccactggaaaaaagacagtctctgcaacagatggtgttgggaaaattggataatCATATGCAGGAGAACAAAACtagccactttcttacaccagacacaaaaacaaattcaaaatgataattaaagacctaaatgtgaggcaggaaaccatccaaatcctagaggagaacacaggcagccgCCTCTCTGACCAAGGCCACAACAACTTGCTAGATGCGTCTCCAggggcaagggaagcaaaagcaaacatgaactattaggacttcatcaaaataaaaagcttctgcacagtgaaggaaataatcaacaaaactaaaagataccctacagaatgggagaagatatttgcaacatattggataaaggactagtatccagaatctataaagaattcatcaaaattaatacccaaaaaataaataatccagttaaaaatgaatgggcagaaaacatgaacagatacttctccaaagaaaTGTCCATACAAACGGCCAACGGACACTTGAAAAACTGTTCAGCGTCACTCggcatcggggaaatacaaatcaaaaccacaacaagatcccacctcacagcagtcagaatgacaaaaatgaacaagtcaggaaaccacagatgttggtgaggatgcggagaagggggagccctcttgccctgttggtgggaaggtgaactggtgcagccactctggaaaagagagTGGAGGgtccaagaagttaaaaatagggctaccctacgacccagcaattgcactactggggatttatcccaaaagatacaaaaaaagttatttgaaggGGCAcacgcaccccaatgtttatagcagcattatcaacaatagctaaattatggaaagagcccagatgttcatccacagatgaatggataaagaagattggtgtgtatacaatggagtattactcagccatcaaaagaatgaaatcttgtcatttgcaacaacatggatggaactgaagggtattatgctgactgagtaagccagtcagagaaagacaaattcctatgatctcactcatgtggaatttaagaaacaaaacagataaacatcagggaagggaaggaaaaatgaaaaaaagataaaaacagagagatagaggcaaaccataagagattcttaactatagagaacaaacggagggtggctggaggggggggggtaggaggatggggtcactgggtggaGTCACTTgtggaatcactaaattctatttctgaaaccaatactacactatatgtactaacttgaattaaaaaaaaaagtcagctccAAGCAGTCTAAGCGAAGAGGATTTTATGGCCTGGCCTGCCCGGTAGTTGAAGGGCAGGCCTCCTTTGAGGCTAGGCTGGGTCCTGGTGCCTGAGCCTTTCAGGATGCTCTACTGCTCTCTCCCTATCTGTGTTATCTTACTTCCCAGCTCATCTTCCACCTGGTGAGCCCTGAACTGTATGATTGCTGCAAGATATGACGCCAAAGTGGAGAAAGTGGTGAAAGCCGGTCCCTCTTTGGTGTTCTAGGGTCACTGGTTTTTATATATCGTCTATCATTGAGAGTTGTTGTCTGCAGAAGGCAGTCCGGTAGGAGCTGTGCAGCCATGGCCAGAAGCAGAACCTCAAAAGGGAGGAATCCAAAAACAATAAAGATCTTGgaaattgatttgttttctttttcttttatttatttatgatagtcacacagagagagagagagagagaggcagagacataggcagagggagaagcaggctccatgcaccgggagcccgacgtgggattcgatcccgggtctccaggatcgcgccctggaccaaaggcaggcgctaaaccgctgcaccacccagggatcccgatcttgGAAATTGAAAATgtgatggaagaaataaaaatttcagaggaAGGATAAAAGAGAACATTGAGACCATTTTCCAGAatgttgaaaaaaagagagagaagcaaaataagAGACACTAAGAAAATCGTGGAGTAGGTTCAGGAGGCCCAACATCTTATTAACAAAACCCcagcgggacacctgggtggctcagtggttaagcatctaccttcagctcaggatgtgatcctggagactggggatcgagtcccacattgggctccctgcatggagcctgcttcttcctctccctgtgtctctgcctctgtgtgtgtgtgtgtctctcatgaataagtaaaatctttaaaaaaaaaaagaaaactggaagaacTTTTAGGGATGCATTAGTGCTAAATGCAGAGAAAACTAAGCAAGTAAACAAAAAGGCAATTTATAAttctagtaaaaacaaaaagttgtatGTGAAGGACATATGAACACAGGATACCACATGGTCCAGCCACAGATACTGTTTACTTGGTCATATTGATGTAAAATTGGATATTGATCTAGCTAAAATGCAAATAactatactgtgtgtgtgtgtgtataagggAGAGAGAAGTATGTGGAGTAAGTCAATGAAAGAGACCTACATCTTCACCTTCCACCGTGGGAATTGGATTAACGCCTAAACTGAAAAGTCAGGAAGTAGGAATACAAGTATGTTGTTTGCAAATTTGGAGATACATaggagaagaaatacagaaaagtggTGGACTGTGGACCAGGACCTGTCGTTTTCCATGTTAAGTCTCTGACACTTGATCTCATGTGCATCTATGACGGCTGTAACCAAAAACCAAGCAcagggggatcccggggtggctcggtggtttagggccgccttcggcccagggcgtgatcctggagtcccgtgtcgggctccctgcagggagcctgcttctccctctgcctgtgtctctgcctctctcggtgtctctcaggaataaataaataaaatatttttaaaaagcacagttttaaaaacacaaggGTGCTTGGGAcggcctggctggctcggttggtggtgcatgcaactcttgatctaagggtggtgagttcaagctcatgttgggtggagagattacttaacataaaacaaaacaaaatggggaaaaaagcctaaccctttaaaattcttttaaatttatgaaaacttatttttttttattgtggaccTAAAAAATCAGTACATGAGGACGTTTTGTGAGTCAAAGGAGCCAACCCAATCCAAACAGTGGGTGCACCTCCCAGGTCAAAGACGGAGCGGCTCTGCAGCCCGTGAGCACCGAGAGCCCCCCGCCAAGGCCCGGCTCCGTGGGCGCCTGCTCGCTGCTGCACGCGGGGGCACGGCCATGGGCGTTCCGGGGCAGGAAGGAAACGTTTCCGAAATTAACTCTGAAGTCGGTCTCCGGGTGGGTTTTTGACTGCTTCTACACGTTCGATGGGCGCGTCCCGCGTGTGTATCATGCGGCTGTACCCTCTCTTTAGCACATGGTCTGCTTGATGCCTGCATGTGCGCAGACCCTATTACAGGCGAGCGCTTCGTGCTCGCTTATGTGTGTGTTGCACGTCCATCACGTGTGCGCAGCGCTGACACTGCGAAAGCCAGACGGCGGGCATTGGTGGTTGCCCCTTGGATGCCTCGGTGGGACCTTGAGGGGCTGTGAAGAGCCCTTGGGGTCGCTCCAAAGGGTCATCTCTTGGAGCCTGAAGCTGCCGGCCTGGGATGTCCGCGGTCCGCCCTGACTCTGGGCACTGTCCCCTCAGGATGCAAAGCCAGCCCCGTGTCACCTTCCACCATGCACACCCAGGGATGCGCtcagcttttgttatttttaaaaatattttatttatttattcctgagagacacagagagaggcagagacccaggcagagggagaagcaggctccctatggggagcccaacgtgggactcgatcccgggaccccggggtctcgccctgggccggaggcagaccCTCAAtggctgagccccccaccccgtgtcccGCGCTCAGCCTACTTGAAAGACAGGACGGTTCGTGGATGTGCTATTCTTTCTCGGGGCTTTGTGGGGGCACCAAAGCCTCAGCATGGCCATCtgtccaggatctcgccctgggccaggCATTTCTGTTTAGAAGTAAAACACATGCTCCTTGAAGAAACTTGGCAACAGGGAAAGATTGGGGTAAACAAACATAAACACACGCCAGAAACTTCCGGGTGGACGTGGGCTGCTCCTCGGTGTtgcccgcctcccgccccccccccgccccccccgcatGCACACGCACAAATACACGCAGGGTTACTCTTTACACAGTTGCAGTAACTCTTCGTATCTCATTTCCCACACGACAAGTTTCATTTCACATCCTTAGTGTGATAACCTGGGGACGCGATCTGGGTTTAGCCTGGGAGTGCAGCTTAGGGGAGCAGCCCCAGGATGGGAGGTGGGGTCACGGAGGCCAGGGGCGAGTcagccctccccccctccccccctccccccagaccAATCGGTTCTGAACCACAGTCCCCGACCCGGTCCCCTGGCTGTGCTGCGCATGAATCGGGCAGCAGGTCGGGCCGCGAGGGACCAGAAGGCCAGAGGCCccacagagggggggggggggcggggccgatCCAGCCCAGGAGACCCAAGCAGGGTCCGGTCTGTCCACCTCGAAAACTGTGACTGTGCCGGGTGGGAAGTCCTTTCTGTCCCCCAGGAGGGTTCTCTTCTCCAGTGCGTGGGCTTGAGAGTGACCTCGAGGCCAGCTGCACtaagctgccccgcccccccacaggCATCGACTACAAGACCACCACCATCCTGCTGGACGGCCGGAGGGTGAAGCTGCAGCTCTGGTGAGTCGAGGCCCCCGGTCCCGGCAGACCCAGGGCCTCCCCGGTACCAGGAGGGTCCACGCTTGTGACGGGGACAGACCTCCGCAGATGTGGGAGGTTGGGAGCAAGTCGCCCTCGCCCAGGTCTGGACGGGCCTCTAtctccgccccctgccccccacccccaccctgcagcccTGGCTCTGAGGTCTGGGTCACACCCGGCCTCTGCTCCTCCAGCTCCGGGTTGGGGGGAGAATCAGGCTTTCCTGCTTTGACCGACCACTGGGTTGGCCGCCCCCCCGCAACCTGCCTGATGACTGTCCCCATGTTACCCCTGCCCCTGGGCCACCTGCATGGCTTTCTGTGCCTGGACAGGCCCAAGCCCCATGAGCTGGACGCCCCTCTGCTGCCATCCGCAGGTGCCCCTGCCGGGGGGGGGTCAGCACCCGGCCCCTTCCCGctgcccagcaccccaggatGTTCGGGGTTGTGGGTACAGCCCTCCCTGGTGTCCTCTGGGCTTCCCGCTGCCGTGGGTCCACAAGGTCCAGGCCCTCTCCTCTTGTCACCCGACCCCTGCCTGCTGTGCCCGCCACCCGCCATCCCCGTCCAGGCCTGAGGCCTGCGGGGCCAGGGCTTCTCTCTCCCAGGAGACCATCGGGCCCCACTCTCAGCCCGTCCCTCCCGCACGCCGCCCCAAAGCACCTGCTAGACCTTCCTGTGACTCCCTGTCTCGTGTGAGCGGCGTGTCCTAGCAGGGCCCACCCTCTCAGTCAATGGCGGCATGTGCGCCTCCTCGGCTGCTCTGGCCCCCCGGTTTGCCCTCATGTGCAAGAGCCCCGGTCTCCCTGCAAAGCCAGTGGTTGGCGTCCCAGGCCTGCCTCCTTGCCCTCGACGGCTCCTCACCCGCAGAAATCCTCCGGCGCGGGCCCTGCAGAACCCTGGGCCCGGCCCCCCCCCTCTCAGCTCCTCGAGGACTCAGAAGGCAGGCCCGGGTCACCActgcccggggctggggggcgggggagccgtTCATACTGAGGATGTGCCTGGAGCTGCAGCCCACCCTCGTCCCCGCGTCCCCGTGCAGCACGTTTGCTCGGCTCCGGGGCAGCCGTGATTTCCTCTCACTGGCCTCCACTGTCTTTTGCAGGGACACCTCTGGGCAGGGAAGATTTTGTACCATATTCCGCTCCTACTCCCGGGGCGCACAGGTAACACCCCCAAGCCGGGAGGTCAGCCTCACCGAGTAATGACCCCGCGCGGCTCTCTAGTGGGCGCCTGGAGGGCAGGGTGGCACTGGCCTGGGGACTGGTGCAAGGTCTGCAAGAGGCCCTTCTTCAGCCCAGAGGCGCGCGGTGGTGCCTGCGTGTGCCTGTGGCCGTGCGTGTGCCCGTGTGCACGCTCAGGGGAGCGCTCCGTCCAGAGAGTGGCCCTGCAGTCCCCCACATGCCGCGTCCCTAGAGCGGCTGCTGGACGTGGGGGATGCGGTGCCCGTGCCCACCTCACCTGGACATTTGGGGGTTCATTGACGAGCTCCTGAAATACCACCAGGAATGACAATTTAGCTGCTCTACTTGGTAGATAAGTAAGAATAATAGGTTTTCTGTTAAAATAAGTAAACTGGTAGTTGAGCTGGGTGTGAGCCCGTGACCGAGTCGCCTGCGGCCTGGCCGGCGCGGCCCCGAGCTGTGCCCGCCTGTCCTGCAGGTGAGCCCGGTGCCTCTAcccgcagggcgtgatcctggtctaTGACATCGCCAACCGCTGGTCCTTTGACGGCATCGACCGGTGGATCAAGGAGATCGACGAGGTAGGACCCGGTGTGGCAGGCGCCGTCCGCGTGGGCACGTGGGGGGCGGGCACGTGGCCCAGACATGAGGCTCCAGCAGCATGCAGACAGTCACCTCCCAGAACAGCATGGGCCCTCATGTGGGGACTCACCCGGCCCGCAGTGTGGACGCTCCCAGGGCCGCCGGACAGCCATGGTGGACGCGGAGGGGTCAGAACCGCCTCGTGGCACGGCTGTCCCGTCACCTGCCCAAACACATTGCCagaaacaacaggaatttattgtCTCGCagtttggaggccagaagtccaaaatccagCGTCGGCAGGGCCGGCTCCCTCCCAAGGCCCCAGGGGAGGGTCCTTCCCGCCCCCTGCAGCCTCTGCCGGCACGCGGTGTGCGCCCCGTGAGTCCcgtgtcccctcctcccctgacAAGGACACCAATGACTGGCTTTAGGGCCCACCCCCCGACCTTGTCTTCACTAAGCACGTCTGCAAAACCCTGCCTCCGTAGGACACGGTCCGCGGTTCTGGGTGGGCACGAGTCCAGGACGGTGCATTTGCCTGTGCGCCCAGCGGTGCCAGCCAGCACCAAATCTGGCACAGGTAACACGCTTGCCTCTCTCTCACCCCGCAGCATGCCCCCGGGGTCCCTAAAATCCTGGTGGGGAACCGGCTGCACCTGGCCTTCAAGCGGCAGGTCCCCACGGAGCAGGCCCAGGCCTACGCGGAGCGCCTGGGCGTCACGTTCTTCGAGGTCAGCCCCCTGTGCAACTTCAACATCACGGAGTCGTTCACGGAGCTGGCCAGGACCGTGCTGCTGCGGCACGGGATGGACCGGCTCTGGAGGCCCAGCAAGGGTAGGCACCTCCTCCCGCCCCGGGCCGCCTCCCACCGCGTCCACCCTCGGAGTAAATGCGTTTAATCTGAGAGAAATCACTAGAACGTTTCTGTCAGAAAGTTCACGAGAGACATTTCTGTGTGGGCGCAGAGGCGGAGGTGCGTGTGCACAGGTGTTGGGCAGGCGCCCTGCGCCCACGGTTCTGGGAAGAGCACCGCGTCGGGAATGACTCACTTTAACTCATTTTGTTTGCAAAGAGGGGAGCTTGAGAGACAGAAGAGCATCGAGCGCTGTTGGCAGTCTCTAACCTGAGGCTGGAAACTGCTCAGAGCCTTGGTGTCAATCCACCCAAACGCCTGTGCCGACCCCGTCCACCTTGCGGGGACCCCGCTGGGACAGCCGCCGTGGATTTCCGCCACGGATTTCCTCTGACGCCCCTGTCAGCAGGCGGCTGTCACAGGAAGGAAAGACAATCTAGTCGTAGAGTGGGGCAGCACAGGGTTGAGGGAGCAAAATCCGATTCTTTTAATCAGGGATTCTCGGCCGCAGCCCTGCCTCCAGCTTGGACGGGAGGTTTCCTGGGGTGTCAGTATGTGCACCCCGCCTCCAGCTGTGGATGGACACCCAGTGTCCCGCAGAGTCAAAACCACCCCCAGCTGAGAGCCACGGTGCCGAGAGAGCTCCTGCTGGGCCCCCCGGGCCTGACCTTCGGGGCTAGGAGGTGGCGGCTGTGCCAGGAggccccccatccccatcctggGGGGCCTGACCCACGAGGAATGGTGGAGACGAGAGCCAAGCATTGGCTTCCGAGGCGTGCTCTCGAGCCCGCCCCTGTACAGCTGGTCACACGTGGGAGGGCGGTCACCCCTGACACCCTTGGTTTCTCACCCCACGCCGCGGTCGGGCAAGTCCTGGGGGAGGACCTCAGCGGCCGCCGTCTCCCCTCCGGGTCTGCCCACCTTGGGGCCTGGAGGGAAGGCAGCCGGGTCTCCAGGCCCGGCTGCCCGGTGGCCGTGTCCTGAGGGCCGGGAGCGGGCGCGGTGGGCGGAGAGCCCGGCCCAGGGCGTGCGGCAGGGAGGCGGTGAGGTGGCGGGTCCACCCTGGTGTCGCTCTGTGTCAGGCACGTGAACTAAACTcggtttcctttccttccccaagtGCTGAGCCTGCAGGACCTGTGCTGCCGAGCGGTGGTGTCCTGCACACCTGTGCACCTGGTAGACAAGCTCCCGCTGCCCATGGCCCTGAGGGGCCATCTCAAATCCTTCTCCATGGCCAGCGGCCTCAACGCCAGGATGATGCACGGCCGCTCCTACTCCCTCACCGCCAGCTCCACGCACAAGAGGAGCGGCCTCCGCAAGGTGAAGGCTGCCCGGCCGCCGCAGAGCCCGCCCAAGCGCTGCCCCAGGAACAGCTGTAAGGTCTCCTGAAGCAGGAGCACGGACGGGCCTCCAGGAGAGGCTGGGCAGTCCCGTGAGGGACAGGGACAAGGACAGGGTGGCGGGAGCCCGCTCCAGGGCCGGAAACACACCTGCCGATCGCTCCTGCGACCCAGCCGCTCTGAGCGCTGAGGACACAGCTTGACTCCGATGCTTCTCCGTGGACAAGCACGAAGCTCTCGTTTGACACGCGTGTTTGTCCGGGGGCTTGGCTCTTGATGACACCAGCGTGGCCTCCCTCATAGACCTGCTTTGGAGGTGCAGCGGCTCACGCAGTGACTGTGAggtgcagcaactctggaaaGCAGCGGGAGAGAGAGATGACCCTCGACCCCACGACCTCACGAGGGCCCTTTGTGAACCTGCAGTTCACACCCACGTGCTCGTTGACGGGCAAGGCGGGAGTCAGAGATCACACTCGGCCGTTCCATCCAGCTCGGGTCTGACACGGATTTGATACAGTTTTTGCTATGTTATTTACCATGTTTGGGGATCAATAAGtgatttatatgcatatttttctgtaaatctacaTTTTTTTGTACAAGACGTTCCATAGGTTATGAAGGTAAGGGAAGAAAATGCCAAAGATATCTCTAGTTGCGTCGAGCAGCCACACGTAGTCACAATGCATCCAGATCGGCAAGGAAACTACTGTTTGGGCCGTTTCGGTAAGGAATGCAGTGCGCCCTGTTATTGAAGAAAATGTTTCTCGACAATAAAATGCGTACCTGTTTCTTGGTAGGGCTGTCGGCTGGTCCTTTCTGATTCTGATCATATTATTGATCACCCGGGCAGGGTCTCAGCTTCCTGGGGGTACCTGCCTGACATCTCCCTGCAGCAGCGGGAGGTTATTACagggaatcaaaaaaaaaaaaaaaaaagaaaagaaagaaaaactatcaaTGAGAAGATGCCCAGGTGTTCTCAGTTTCTATACACAATATAcagatttttagatatttaaggGGCCTGAGAATTGGAAGCAACAGCTCTATCTGGAGATgggcaggtgaggcccagagaggagaaatGAGCCCGGCCAGTGCTGGTCACTGCTGAGGGCCTAGGGCCAGGCTCCAGGCCACTCCTTAAGATGACTGGTAATGTTCTAGAAGGAATATCCTATAGTTCCCCAAGCCCCTGTGACCTGCGGCTCTTCCGGTGTTTCTGGAGCACACTGGTCCCCAGGGGGACACTAGAAGCTGGCTGAGCCAGTGAGGAGACTCCAGGGCTCTGCCCACACCTGGATCTCAGGCTCCTGCCCCCGGGCATAAGGGTACATTTCCACCATGCTCGGCACTCCCAGGGTGGGGCACTTTGTAATCGTGGCCCCAGGATGGGCCAGGATGGCCTGGGATGGCCCGGGATGGGCCGGGATGGCCCACGATGGCCCACGATGGGCCAGGATGGCCCCAAGATGGCCCACGATGGGCCAGGATGGCCCCAAGATGGCCCAGGATGGCCCCGGGATGGCCTGAGCATGGCCCGGGATGGCCCCCAGGATGGTCCTGGGATGGCCCCAGGATGGGCCGGGATGGCCCCAAGATGGCCCAGGATGGCCCAGGATGGCCCCGCGATGGTCAGGGATGGCCCTAGGATGGCCCTGGGATGGCCTGGGATGGCCCCAGGATAGCCCTGAGGATGGCCCCGAGGATGGCCCCGGGATGGCCCCGGGATGGCCCCAGGATAGCCCTTGAGGATGGCCCCGGGATGGCCCCAGGATGGCCCCAGGATGGCCCTGGGATGGCCTGGGATGGCCCCAGGATAGCCCTGAGGATGGCCTGAGGATGGCCTGAGGATGGCCCTGGGATGGCCCTGAGAATGGCCCCGGGATGGCCTGAGGATGGCCCCGGGATGGCCCCAAGGATGGCCCCGGGATGGCTCCAAGGATGGCCCCAGGAAGGCCCTGGGATGGTCCAGGATGGCCCAGAGGATGGCCCCAGGATGGTCCCGGGATGGCCCCGAGGATGGCCCCAGGATGGTCCCGGGAGGTCTGGGATGGCCCAGAGGATGGCCCCGGGATGGCCTGAGGATGGCCCTGGGATGGCCCAGGATGGGCCAGGATGGCCCCAAGGATGGCCCCAGGATGGCCCCGGGATGGCCTGAGGATGGCCCGGGATGGGCCAGGATGGCCCCAAGATGGCCCAGGATGGCCCTGGGATGGCCCGAGGATGCTCCTGCAAGTCATACTTCACAGTATAAAGTGCTCTTAGCAAGTGGAAGGTATGGAAGTAAAGCGTGCATGTTTTGGTGGTGAATGTACTACAATATGTAAAGTGAACCCTGGAAAAACTGCCCCCCACACTGTTTCTTCCCTGGCCCACCCCGCTGGCAAACCCACCCAGAGTGGAATCAGGAATATCTGATTGTGCCCCAGATGTTTGTAATTCTCTTCTTAAGCATCTAGATTCAA
Protein-coding regions in this window:
- the RAB40B gene encoding ras-related protein Rab-40B — translated: MGAGGGGRTMNTLGSPVRAYDFLLKFLLVGDSDVGKGEILASLQDGAAESPYGHPAGIDYKTTTILLDGRRVKLQLWDTSGQGRFCTIFRSYSRGAQGVILVYDIANRWSFDGIDRWIKEIDEHAPGVPKILVGNRLHLAFKRQVPTEQAQAYAERLGVTFFEVSPLCNFNITESFTELARTVLLRHGMDRLWRPSKVLSLQDLCCRAVVSCTPVHLVDKLPLPMALRGHLKSFSMASGLNARMMHGRSYSLTASSTHKRSGLRKVKAARPPQSPPKRCPRNSCKVS